A window of Actinomycetota bacterium contains these coding sequences:
- a CDS encoding type II toxin-antitoxin system VapC family toxin, translating into MNRPVVCDASFAVKWFKDEAGSGTAMGLLEDHACERLDIHMPEQCVAEVLSVCGRWEPAPASIEAWVQLDMAGVVRHPLSDDLVRGAEAQMGALGCGFYDALAPALASMLGAALYSADSRAHGGFPGAVIVDS; encoded by the coding sequence AACCGTCCGGTCGTGTGCGACGCGTCGTTCGCGGTCAAGTGGTTCAAGGACGAGGCCGGGAGCGGGACGGCGATGGGCCTGCTGGAGGATCACGCGTGCGAGCGGCTGGATATCCACATGCCCGAGCAGTGTGTCGCCGAGGTCCTGTCCGTCTGCGGCAGATGGGAGCCGGCGCCGGCTTCCATCGAGGCCTGGGTCCAGCTCGACATGGCCGGCGTCGTCCGCCATCCGCTCTCCGACGATCTCGTGCGCGGCGCAGAGGCGCAGATGGGGGCTCTGGGCTGCGGCTTCTACGACGCACTCGCGCCGGCTCTCGCGTCGATGCTGGGCGCGGCGCTGTACTCGGCGGACAGCCGTGCACACGGGGGCTTCCCCGGCGCGGTGATCGTCGACAGCTGA